ttgtattttatccttaaaacacccagttccttgtaaatgatatttcagtaaactaatttaattactgaaatgagatctctatcatttaacaccttgaaccaaactaaaaggaaaccatcgtttcacttcttcatcaaaagctatagatgttcatatctatgattaacactcccactcaattatactaccgagttcccaagatgtaagtatgggctagtccgtagggtaagctggtaacgaacaagtcaaagaactcaaataatacaatcagttagaatactaaccactcagaattgagattgaattgacctatggtcaactatatgatatgactagaatagataataacggtatgtttacttatcttatcaactgtccatatcggtcctgtccgatgtaacaaatacatccgatcttatctactttgctaatgtcttggaaagaacataacactgtaatgtgtaagtagatcatatcgtagattggcaagtcagtgtaaatccggtgcactgactaatcttaggactaacttatttttgaacatataatcatatttatattccactgtgattacgtcactataaataagattagctatatgctcgggatttaatagaagtttatattaaacaaataatcatgaaaataaaacatgtgagcaaagtgattgaccaagtcaaaaaatgatttctattcttttattgataataaaatgagattacaaagaatttgagttttaattagggcataaaaccccaacaacaacCCCCTCAGAAGGGGTTCGGTGGCGGTGGCTGATCATATGGAGTAAAACGCGGTGGTAGTGCAAAATAATTCTCATCCTCTTCATGCAAAGACCACCAAGATACCAAATTATTCAGCGGATGAATATGGTTCGTATCATAAGCGCTCCGCTGCCCTGCCCAATCTGTCATGGGACCTTGCCACGATGCTAATACCCCTAGGTGCCACGACGCAACAGACTGTGCCGCGACCCTAATTGAAAGCCATAAATtgtcaatttttaatttttttttcacgtttttcacggttctaattacataacatatttacaaaaactaaaataaaataaaattgttcaactgaaaatagcataaaataaaaaataacgaAAACATAAACTTGAGATGCCTCTCAAGGGCGTtttcgttaacgtcatttagccgaaCACTGGCCACTTTCTTAAATTCAACTCGGATCCAAACCACCACTCGCGTCCTTAAGAGCCATAGTATTATGAGATGATACTCGTTTCTTGATACTGCACATTTTTTTAACTTTCCACCGCTCATAAATCAATCGAACTTTCTCACTAAACATCCTTTTCACTTTTTGACGAACTATTTGCTTTCCACCTTCAACCATAGATTTCTTCTTTGTAACTTCAAGCTTATTACCCTCACTTTccaccacatcaactctacaacaagttggaacctccgttgctgcaaaaacattaaatgttacctcttcTTTTTGCACTCGCAACTTCAACTCGCCTTTTTGCACATCTATTAAAGGCCCTACCAATTGCTAAAAATGGCCGTCCAAGAATGATTGGGATGTtggcatcctcctccatatcaagtacAATAAAGTCTGCCGGGAAGATGAACTTGTCCACTTTTACCAGAACATGTTTAATAATACCCCGAGGATGTGCTATTGATCTATCTGCCAACTGAAGAGTCACTGTTGTGGGTCTTGCTTCCCCAAGCTTCAATCTTCTGAAAACAGAATGCGACATTAGATTAATGCTCGCCCCCATATCACATAGAGTATTCATGCTCTCAAAATTCTCAATAGTGCAGGGTATTGTGAAACTCCTAGGATCTCTCAGTTTCTGAGGAAGCTTCCTTTGCAGAATGGCGCTACACTCTTCTGTCAATGCCACAGTTTCATACTCTCCCATCTTTCTCTTCTTAGATAGGATGTCCTTCATGAATTtaacataacttggcatttgctCCCAGGCCTCCGCAAATGAGATGTTGATATGCAGTTTCTTGAATACTTCAAGGAACTTAGAAAATTGCTTATCCAAGTTGTTCTTGCAGAGCCTTTGAGGGTAGGGAATCTTGATGTGATGGTCAATGCTCACTTGTGGTGTAGCTGCTTTGGTTGggaggtcttcagtaaccttgtCTTCACTTTGCTTCTGATCCACTGTGCCATGTGCCTGTTGATCCTGATCCTTGTCTTCAACTGACTGCTCTATGCTTGGCCCTTCATACTTCTTCCCACTACTCAGAGTAATAGCCTGGCAATGTTCTTTTGGATTGACTTCAGTGGTGCTAGGCAAATTACCTTGAGCTCTGTTGGCCATATGAGTAGCCAATTTCCCTATTTAGGTCTCCAAGTTTCTAATAGAAGAACGCATTTCAGTCATGAATTGATTAAGAACATCAGACTCAGTATCAGGCTGTCTCATAGGATTCTGTTGTTGTTGTATAGGCGGCTAAGGTGGTTGTTGTTGAGGCTTGAATCTTTGTTGATAAAACCCCGGAGGTGGTTGCTAAAATGACTGTTGTAGTTGTTGAATTGATGATTGGGGTTGTTGGTCATTCTTCCAAGAAAAGTTTGGGTGATTCCGCCATCCTTGATTATAGAAATTAGAGTACAGATTATTAGGCTGTCTTGGAAAATTCCCAATAGCTTGTGCTTGTTCTAATGGCAAATTGTTCACATCCCCAAATTGGCacttgttatccaataaattagcattggtgacgtgccagtaatctctggacacgtggctgacatcaggaagcgtctgctagagcatcgaccagaagacaccgtAGAAGCAGGGTAACCCAGTCTTACCCGCgatcagtctggtcgatggttccgtatacaaggcaacatttatgggaagatctttatgaatcctgaatttatctcatacaatcttctgggtatccgattattcaggaaagaatatatgtaacaatcttttgtaaccctccttgagcctataaatagcaagagatagctcaaaggaaggggcttttggcttttgaatcattcgaaactatagtaattctccaagtaaacttgtattgttctttagaggttagtgaaactcattgaaccctggttctttgatcacccttctgattcttatatcaatatcagtctaagtggacgtaggtcgttaccagatcttggggccgaaccactataaattgctgtgttttctttacttttgtcattacgttcttctctatacaatcgttcatatcaatcacgtttcgactccgtgtcagttggccaaatcgtgggtcaacagcaCTGTTCAAAAGAATAGGATCCCCCACATAGTTCACACATCACTTGAGCTTGCATTAGCGGGGCTGCCACAATATTGTTTTGTAGCTGTTTTGTAAGAGCAACTACCTGAGCACTAAGCATAGAGATGGCATCAATCTCATGCATTCCAGCCATTCTCTTTGGATTTCCCCTCTCACTAGGCCACTGATAATTGTTCATGTCCATTTCTTCCAACAGTTCGTATGCCTCATTggcactcttgctcataaaagcgCCCCTGCTGCTGCATCAATAATGGTACGAGTAGTACCGCACAAAAAATTATAGAAATTGTGGACTAGcatccacttctcaataccatggTGGGGACACTTTCTCAACAAGTCTTTAAATCTCTCCCAAGCATCATAAAGAGACTCACCCTCCAACTGATAAAAAATGTTGATCTCTCCTCTCAACTTAGCTGCCTTCGCAGGAGGGAAAAACTTTGAGAGAAATTTCTGAGCGAGGTCATTCCATGTAGTGATCAAATTGGGTGGCAAAGAtaccaaccaactcttagcttGGTCCCtcaaagaaaatggaaataaCCTTAATCTGATGGCATCATATCTAACGCTGAAAAACCTATGTTTTTACCTGTCTTTCCAATTTTACAATATTCATATTGATTTTATCTTGATTTATGCTTGAACATCAAAAACTAAATCATAAGAATCAACACACGAAATTACAAGCTTCGTCTGCACTGAAAACATATTCCAGCCGACTAGTGCTTGGGTTCCCTGAACCAGGGTAATAACTCTTACTATATCAAGATGTAACTTTACAATAACCAGTTCAAGATTAAACCTGTAAACTATACAATCTTTCTTGACATACAGTGAAGCTTTTTACCCTAAATAACCAAATCCCATGCTTATGAATGCAAGATCCCCTTGCTTCaatgttgaactcccttcaacaatATTTCAGATCTGAAAACCTTCAGATCTATGGCGCCAAGACTTAGCTGAAATCCCTTCAACTGTCACAGCTTGATTTCAGAGCTTGCACAGAAACCTTGAATCACCATCAATGGAGTTTCTTGCAAGAACCTGCAAAAAATCAACAGAACAAAGAAAAAAGTAATATAAAGCACAATATACGACTGTCCAATTTGAGATGTTAGATGTAACTAATAAACCAGGTCAGTATATATACTTAGCTAAAATTAGGTATAACCGAGAAACAACCAACAATTGTTAATCACTAACAACCTTGCTGTACACACATGCTGATGTGGACACTTACTAAAACGAACAAACTCCAGACACAACATAAGACCATTCCAGACACGACTGGACCTAATTTTTCATACTGAAAATATTGGTCCTTACAAACTCCATTCATTTTAAATGTCTGGCAGAGCTCAACGAAGTTAGCAAGATGCATGTTGGGGTCTTCTGTTGGCAATCCCCCAAATTGAACAGTGGATTGAACCATTTGGAGTATGGCAGACTTGATTTCAAAATTGTTAGCATCGACAGCGAGCGGTCTGATAAAAGACTGAACCCCTGTCTCAGTAGGCAACACATAATCTCTCAAGCTTCTGGCTGCTAGGTTCTGACCATTACCTTGCTAAGCTTGATCCTCAACAACACCCTCG
This genomic interval from Humulus lupulus chromosome 8, drHumLupu1.1, whole genome shotgun sequence contains the following:
- the LOC133795617 gene encoding uncharacterized protein LOC133795617 is translated as MANRAQGNLPSTTEVNPKEHCQAITLSSGKKYEGPSIEQSVEDKDQDQQAHGTVDQKQSEDKVTEDLPTKAATPQVSIDHHIKIPYPQRLCKNNLDKQFSKFLEVFKKLHINISFAEAWEQMPSYVKFMKDILSKKRKMGEYETVALTEECSAILQRKLPQKLRDPRSFTIPCTIENFESMNTLCDMGASINLMSHSVFRRLKLGEARPTTVTLQLADRSIAHPRGIIKHVLVKVDKFIFPADFIVLDMEEDANIPIILGRPFLAIGRAFNRCAKRRVEVASAKRRGNI